In a single window of the Deinococcus aetherius genome:
- a CDS encoding oligosaccharide flippase family protein, which translates to MWSFTGLLGRFVLQTFSFILIASELGPSGFGTFSAALALTLVLAPFVEMGAYAITVRDSKTPHLLATSLGTTLKTTSVLLPVAILVLTAASYLALKELNLILTILLGLGVFVGMRFMYVAQAVNASLSKFSRNAVFDMGLSLALLIGAFSVKLIGSGKVDAWFLMYASIYGVVGFLFFLFTTRAERIRIGAGGSWNAIVERLREGWTFAFGGMAQSAYSELDKTILLNLAGAPAVGRYSMAVRLIQVSYMPINALLNVTFPKMFRLMDSNEVGALSRYLLKIILTALVYSVLCVLTLQVLAPLLPNLFGEEYASSTHLLKLIALAVVLQGVYWPILDALTAMGFQKLRMIITFGGVAANVTLNLILIPSMKEYGAVVSYLASQLILLVVASVLIVWSTKRMVGKG; encoded by the coding sequence GTGTGGAGTTTTACTGGCCTTCTGGGAAGGTTCGTGTTGCAGACCTTCTCGTTCATCCTGATAGCCTCAGAGTTAGGGCCTTCCGGCTTCGGAACTTTCTCCGCCGCCCTAGCCCTTACCCTGGTGCTTGCTCCATTTGTCGAAATGGGCGCCTACGCGATAACGGTGCGCGACTCCAAAACCCCTCATCTACTTGCCACCTCCCTCGGTACAACCCTCAAGACCACCTCCGTGCTCCTTCCGGTGGCCATATTGGTGTTAACTGCAGCTTCCTATTTGGCGCTCAAAGAGTTGAATCTAATATTGACGATCCTGTTGGGGTTGGGCGTCTTTGTTGGAATGCGGTTTATGTATGTAGCCCAAGCTGTAAATGCCTCCCTTTCTAAATTTAGTCGGAATGCTGTTTTCGATATGGGGCTGAGCTTAGCCCTGTTGATAGGAGCCTTCTCGGTCAAATTGATAGGAAGCGGTAAGGTGGATGCATGGTTCCTGATGTACGCCTCCATCTACGGAGTGGTCGGTTTTCTATTTTTTCTTTTCACCACGCGAGCTGAGAGGATTAGGATCGGCGCGGGTGGTAGCTGGAATGCCATTGTGGAAAGGCTCCGGGAGGGCTGGACCTTCGCTTTCGGTGGTATGGCCCAGAGTGCTTATAGTGAGTTGGACAAGACTATATTGTTAAATTTGGCTGGTGCCCCCGCTGTTGGCAGGTATTCGATGGCTGTCAGGCTGATCCAGGTTTCTTACATGCCCATTAACGCTCTGTTAAATGTGACTTTCCCGAAGATGTTCAGGCTAATGGACTCCAACGAAGTTGGTGCTCTATCAAGGTACTTGCTGAAGATTATCCTGACCGCCCTGGTGTACTCAGTTCTTTGTGTTCTTACCCTCCAGGTACTTGCTCCTTTGTTGCCCAATCTGTTTGGCGAGGAATATGCGAGCAGCACCCATTTGCTTAAGCTGATTGCCTTGGCCGTGGTTCTTCAAGGGGTGTATTGGCCTATTCTGGACGCCTTGACGGCAATGGGTTTCCAAAAACTGAGAATGATTATTACATTTGGTGGTGTTGCTGCTAACGTTACATTAAATCTCATCCTTATCCCCTCAATGAAAGAATATGGCGCGGTAGTTTCCTATCTTGCCTCTCAGTTGATTTTATTGGTAGTTGCATCCGTGCTCATAGTTTGGAGCACCAAAAGGATGGTAGGAAAGGGATGA
- a CDS encoding glycosyltransferase family 4 protein codes for MKVIKWRSNDEVGSVYIITYGMGQGGVSSHVETLASALKSVKRNVALVHPTRPSLLKMIVLALSSMGNINRARRIMIIEKQRQVKSWFAKLDICPSDVFHTHDVWTAYALFSVKPDVKIVHTIHGPASREILMDFNDDALSEYASQMEKQVYERAYRLIAVDEGQANIAIEDFGAKKHKIRIIRNTVDIEELYKVAVAGRQRTQELVGTLIKRSKNVVLARRLVEKNGVQVAIEALARTEADVGFWIVGDGPLRHALEKRVEELGVKDRVTFLGGLPRSEVISLMQEADVVLVPSVPAHGVVEATSIAALEGMAMGKIVIASRIGGLAEMIDHNVNGMLYEPFDIDDLASLLDTVDAEKHAELGISARSYVKEEWSTQAWVSQITEVYNE; via the coding sequence ATGAAGGTAATAAAATGGCGGTCTAACGATGAGGTTGGTTCTGTCTACATTATCACTTATGGAATGGGGCAGGGCGGCGTCTCCTCTCACGTTGAAACGCTCGCATCTGCCCTTAAATCTGTGAAAAGGAATGTAGCACTCGTACATCCAACCAGACCCTCCCTGCTCAAGATGATAGTGCTTGCTCTGTCAAGTATGGGGAACATCAACAGGGCAAGGCGTATCATGATTATAGAGAAGCAGAGGCAGGTGAAGAGCTGGTTTGCTAAGCTCGACATCTGCCCCTCGGATGTATTTCACACCCATGATGTCTGGACTGCGTATGCCTTGTTTTCTGTCAAACCCGATGTCAAAATCGTTCATACTATCCATGGGCCGGCCTCAAGAGAAATTCTAATGGACTTCAACGACGACGCGCTCAGCGAATACGCATCCCAAATGGAGAAGCAGGTTTATGAACGAGCATACCGCTTAATCGCTGTTGATGAAGGACAAGCCAATATAGCTATAGAGGATTTCGGTGCAAAGAAGCACAAAATACGCATTATTCGTAACACTGTGGACATAGAAGAGCTATACAAGGTCGCCGTAGCGGGCAGACAGCGGACTCAAGAGCTTGTGGGAACTTTAATAAAAAGAAGCAAGAACGTTGTTTTGGCCCGCCGTCTCGTCGAGAAGAATGGTGTTCAGGTTGCAATAGAAGCGTTGGCCCGCACAGAAGCTGACGTAGGTTTCTGGATTGTGGGCGATGGTCCTTTGCGGCATGCGTTGGAGAAGAGAGTAGAAGAACTGGGCGTCAAGGACCGCGTGACATTTCTTGGGGGTCTCCCTCGAAGTGAGGTCATTTCATTGATGCAGGAGGCCGATGTAGTACTGGTTCCGTCCGTACCTGCTCATGGTGTCGTCGAGGCGACATCCATCGCTGCCCTGGAAGGAATGGCTATGGGTAAGATTGTTATAGCTTCTCGTATCGGCGGGCTGGCTGAAATGATAGACCATAATGTTAACGGCATGTTATACGAACCCTTCGACATTGATGATTTAGCCAGCCTTCTCGATACCGTGGATGCGGAGAAGCATGCGGAGCTGGGTATCAGCGCGAGAAGCTATGTAAAAGAGGAGTGGTCTACCCAAGCTTGGGTATCCCAAATTACAGAGGTCTACAATGAGTAG
- a CDS encoding glycosyltransferase produces MSVIIAVPVFNAQKYLQHAIRSIKNQTYKEWQCVVLDDGSSDNSLEMVEKLADKRFKIISDGLNKGLAFRLNEVIEMVDCDYLVRMDADDIMHPLRIERQLGYMRNNRSVDAVGSSAYLIDIDNNIYGVRRAKTLLKKNDFLSTSPMIHPSVMGKAAWFKNNKYDLKSPRIEDYELWLRTFERSVFVNLTEPLLYYRELGLPYKEKYHYTSVGKRRVLFNYGLRSGDIVGAGRYILESGLKQAVFRVASQIGSQEDLMRKRAEKVPPGELLTAVADLKQALHDGGGDG; encoded by the coding sequence ATGAGCGTGATAATCGCTGTACCCGTGTTTAACGCACAGAAGTATCTGCAGCATGCGATAAGATCAATTAAGAATCAAACTTACAAGGAATGGCAATGTGTCGTATTGGATGATGGTTCTTCTGACAACAGCCTTGAAATGGTCGAGAAATTGGCTGACAAAAGATTTAAAATTATTTCAGACGGTTTGAATAAAGGCTTGGCGTTTAGGCTAAATGAGGTAATTGAAATGGTAGATTGTGATTATCTTGTAAGAATGGATGCGGATGACATTATGCATCCGCTGAGAATAGAGCGCCAGCTTGGATACATGAGAAATAACAGAAGCGTGGACGCTGTTGGAAGCAGCGCTTACCTAATAGATATAGATAATAATATCTATGGTGTTAGAAGAGCGAAGACTTTGTTGAAGAAGAACGACTTTCTAAGCACCAGTCCCATGATACACCCCTCTGTTATGGGCAAAGCGGCTTGGTTTAAAAACAACAAGTATGATTTAAAATCGCCAAGGATAGAAGATTATGAACTTTGGTTGAGGACCTTTGAGAGATCTGTGTTTGTAAATCTAACAGAACCTCTTCTATACTACCGCGAACTCGGGCTGCCTTACAAGGAGAAATACCATTATACGTCCGTAGGAAAGCGGCGTGTGCTTTTCAATTACGGTCTTAGATCCGGCGACATTGTTGGGGCTGGCAGGTATATTCTGGAATCTGGTTTGAAGCAGGCTGTCTTTAGGGTGGCGTCACAGATTGGCAGTCAGGAGGACTTGATGAGAAAGAGAGCCGAAAAGGTTCCTCCGGGTGAACTCCTGACCGCCGTGGCCGATCTAAAACAGGCATTACACGATGGGGGCGGGGACGGATGA
- the galE gene encoding UDP-glucose 4-epimerase GalE, with product MKVLVTGGAGYIGSTVVSALAEAGAVPVVLDSLVQGRAEFAAGHSLYMGDIADVGMLDRIFAEHPDISTLMHFAARIDVEESTRLPSLYYRENLCKGAALLEEVLRRGVRRVIFSSTAAVYRGGDGSRGLPEDAPTEPLSPYARSKLMFEGVLSDLCAQFGASAVALRYFNPVGADPALRSGPYKPDPSHILGKLTGLAAVGGGEFVINGDDYPTRDGTPVRDYVHVWDLARAHLSALNYVNGAGPGCTVVNVGSGSGVTVREFVDAFMAVTGLPLTVRVGGRRPGDTAGAYADTGQAESRLGWRPERSLEEGIRDALAWEERFRAGGQGVARREERPAWG from the coding sequence ATGAAGGTGCTCGTCACGGGCGGTGCGGGCTACATTGGCAGCACGGTGGTCTCGGCGCTGGCAGAGGCGGGCGCCGTGCCGGTGGTCCTCGACTCGCTTGTGCAGGGGCGGGCGGAGTTCGCGGCGGGTCACTCCCTCTACATGGGGGACATCGCAGACGTGGGGATGCTCGACCGCATCTTCGCCGAGCACCCCGACATCTCGACTCTGATGCATTTTGCGGCACGCATCGACGTGGAGGAGTCCACGCGGCTGCCGTCCCTCTATTACCGGGAGAACCTCTGCAAGGGGGCGGCGCTACTGGAGGAGGTGCTGCGGCGGGGGGTGCGGCGGGTGATCTTCAGCTCGACGGCGGCGGTGTACCGGGGGGGAGACGGCTCACGAGGGTTGCCCGAGGACGCGCCCACCGAGCCTCTGAGCCCCTACGCCCGCTCGAAGCTGATGTTCGAGGGGGTGCTGAGCGACCTGTGCGCCCAGTTCGGGGCGTCGGCGGTGGCGCTGCGGTACTTCAACCCGGTGGGGGCCGACCCGGCCCTGCGCTCGGGACCCTACAAGCCCGACCCGTCGCACATCCTGGGGAAGCTCACGGGGCTGGCGGCGGTGGGTGGCGGCGAGTTCGTGATCAACGGGGACGACTACCCGACGCGCGACGGCACCCCGGTGCGTGACTATGTCCATGTGTGGGACCTCGCCCGGGCGCACCTCTCGGCGCTCAACTACGTGAACGGCGCGGGGCCGGGCTGCACGGTGGTCAACGTGGGGTCCGGGTCGGGCGTCACAGTGCGTGAGTTCGTGGACGCCTTCATGGCGGTGACGGGCCTGCCGCTCACGGTGCGGGTGGGCGGGCGGCGGCCCGGCGACACGGCGGGCGCGTACGCGGACACGGGACAGGCGGAGTCGCGCCTGGGCTGGCGCCCCGAGCGCAGCCTGGAGGAGGGCATCCGCGACGCCCTGGCCTGGGAGGAGCGCTTCCGGGCGGGCGGGCAGGGCGTGGCCCGGCGGGAGGAGCGGCCCGCGTGGGGCTGA
- a CDS encoding glycosyltransferase family 4 protein → MYLLTIPHSALWYLRGQLAHMQAAGYDTSFVSTRGEGGELAEVGRREGVAVYPLDVSREIDPARDLVSMWHLHRIMRRVRPQIVNFGNPKTGLVGGLVSWARRVPVRVYTLHGLRLETVTGRKRQVLRLCEWVTMRCAHRVVAVSPSLRARALELGLTSPGKIVTLHHGSVNGIRPVVADPAEVERARVRLGLNPGGVVFGFVGRFTRDKGIRELVAAFLGVRETYPDATLLLVGDFEAGDPVDAGTRARLAGEAGILHAGYVTDVAPYYALMDVLVLPTYREGFPTVALEAASAGLPLITTDATGARDAVREGETGLRVPVGDVDALSRAMVRLAEDPGLRRRLGEESQAWVAHDFAQERLWKEWDMLYRRLWAQSRERAARTRRLALGTGAVLVLTELTARVVGIFGRRGRG, encoded by the coding sequence ATGTACCTCCTGACGATTCCCCACAGCGCCCTGTGGTACCTCAGGGGCCAGCTCGCCCATATGCAGGCGGCGGGCTACGACACGTCCTTCGTCTCGACCCGGGGAGAGGGCGGGGAACTCGCGGAGGTGGGGCGCCGGGAGGGGGTGGCCGTCTATCCCTTGGACGTCAGCCGCGAGATCGACCCGGCGCGCGACCTCGTGTCCATGTGGCACCTCCACCGGATCATGCGCCGGGTGCGGCCCCAGATCGTAAATTTCGGCAATCCAAAGACGGGGCTGGTGGGCGGGCTGGTGTCGTGGGCACGGCGGGTCCCGGTCCGGGTGTACACCCTCCACGGGCTGCGGCTGGAGACGGTCACGGGCCGCAAGCGGCAGGTGCTTCGGCTCTGCGAGTGGGTGACCATGCGCTGCGCCCACCGCGTCGTGGCGGTGAGCCCCAGCCTGCGTGCGCGGGCGCTGGAACTGGGGCTGACCTCGCCCGGGAAGATCGTCACCCTCCACCACGGCAGCGTGAACGGCATTCGGCCCGTGGTTGCGGACCCGGCGGAGGTCGAGCGTGCGCGCGTACGTCTGGGCCTGAACCCGGGCGGAGTGGTGTTCGGCTTCGTGGGGAGGTTCACCCGGGACAAGGGCATCCGCGAGCTGGTGGCCGCCTTCCTGGGGGTGCGGGAGACGTACCCGGACGCCACGCTGCTGCTCGTGGGAGACTTCGAGGCGGGCGACCCGGTGGACGCGGGGACGCGGGCCCGGCTCGCCGGGGAGGCGGGCATCCTGCACGCGGGGTACGTCACCGACGTGGCGCCGTACTACGCTCTGATGGACGTGCTCGTGCTGCCCACCTACCGGGAGGGTTTTCCCACGGTGGCGCTGGAGGCCGCCTCGGCGGGGCTGCCCCTGATCACGACCGACGCGACCGGGGCGCGCGACGCCGTGCGCGAGGGCGAGACGGGCCTGCGGGTCCCGGTGGGGGACGTAGACGCCCTGAGCCGGGCGATGGTGCGTCTGGCGGAAGACCCCGGGCTGCGGCGGCGCCTGGGGGAGGAATCCCAGGCGTGGGTGGCGCACGATTTCGCGCAAGAACGCCTCTGGAAGGAGTGGGACATGTTGTATCGGCGGTTGTGGGCCCAGAGCCGGGAGCGGGCCGCCCGGACCCGCAGGCTGGCTCTGGGGACGGGCGCAGTGCTCGTGCTGACCGAGTTGACCGCGCGTGTGGTGGGAATATTCGGGCGACGGGGGAGAGGATGA
- a CDS encoding SDR family oxidoreductase, with protein MNGLPRLLMTGATGNTGLFTLRRLRALQPRRPVLALVRPTTDTAALDELGVPWHVCDLDDPATYRGVVRPGDVLLETANLRHARRMLPALAGVGVTRAFCVTTTGVFSRHHSYSALYREIEEEMRRSPVEVTILRPSMIYGNERDHNMHRLLRLIARVPVYPVFGAGRALMQPVHVEDLAEGIAQAVVRDARGEFNLAGPEALPYRRIVDEAFRAVGCRGVLLFVPVRPVAALVGVFQRVPRFPVRHEQVVRLQEDKAFEIGLARRELGYAPRPFALGIEQEAARLRQVGQL; from the coding sequence ATGAACGGGCTGCCACGTCTCCTGATGACGGGCGCGACCGGGAACACCGGCCTCTTCACCCTGCGGCGGCTGCGGGCGTTGCAACCCCGGCGGCCCGTGCTCGCCCTGGTGCGGCCCACCACCGATACGGCGGCGCTGGATGAACTCGGGGTGCCGTGGCACGTCTGCGACCTCGACGACCCGGCGACCTACCGGGGCGTGGTGCGACCCGGCGACGTGTTGCTGGAGACGGCCAATCTCCGGCATGCGCGGCGAATGCTGCCCGCCCTGGCGGGAGTGGGGGTCACCCGGGCCTTCTGCGTAACGACGACGGGGGTTTTCTCGCGGCACCACTCGTACTCGGCGCTGTACCGCGAGATCGAGGAGGAGATGCGGCGCAGCCCGGTGGAGGTCACGATCCTGCGGCCCAGCATGATCTACGGCAACGAGCGCGACCACAACATGCATCGGCTCCTGCGTCTGATCGCCCGGGTGCCGGTCTACCCGGTCTTCGGGGCGGGACGGGCGCTGATGCAGCCGGTCCACGTGGAGGACCTCGCCGAGGGCATCGCGCAGGCGGTCGTGCGGGACGCGCGTGGGGAGTTCAACCTGGCGGGTCCCGAGGCGCTGCCCTACCGCCGGATCGTGGATGAGGCCTTTCGTGCCGTCGGATGTCGGGGCGTGCTGCTGTTCGTGCCGGTGCGTCCGGTCGCCGCCCTGGTGGGGGTGTTCCAACGGGTGCCGCGCTTTCCCGTGCGGCATGAACAGGTCGTCCGCTTGCAGGAGGACAAGGCCTTCGAGATCGGCCTCGCTCGTCGGGAGCTGGGGTACGCGCCACGTCCCTTCGCGCTGGGAATCGAGCAGGAGGCGGCACGGCTGCGGCAGGTGGGGCAGCTGTGA
- a CDS encoding sugar transferase: MSRRAAAYEPLKLAFDRLLAGLGLALLWPVFVLVAVAIFVDDPGPVLFRQSRAGRWHRPFTILKFRTMRRGTPHLSTEEMRRLGLSPYTRLGPWLRRTSLDELPQLLNVLRGEMSLVGPRPALLTQEVVLQGREATGVAQLRPGITGLAQVTGRDDLPDEEKVLRDHTYLRHVGPVTDVLVLVYTVRGVLRGRGAY, translated from the coding sequence GTGAGCCGCCGTGCCGCCGCGTACGAGCCCCTGAAGCTCGCGTTCGACCGTTTGCTCGCGGGACTGGGGCTCGCGCTGCTGTGGCCCGTGTTCGTTCTCGTGGCCGTGGCGATCTTCGTGGACGACCCCGGCCCGGTGCTCTTCCGGCAGTCCCGGGCAGGACGCTGGCACCGGCCTTTCACCATTCTCAAGTTCCGGACGATGCGGCGCGGCACGCCCCACCTCTCCACCGAGGAGATGCGGCGCCTGGGGCTGAGCCCCTATACCCGGCTGGGTCCCTGGTTGCGCCGCACCAGCCTCGACGAGCTACCCCAGCTTCTGAACGTGCTGCGCGGGGAGATGAGCCTGGTGGGGCCGCGTCCCGCGCTCCTGACCCAGGAGGTCGTGCTGCAGGGCCGGGAGGCGACCGGGGTGGCGCAACTGCGCCCCGGAATCACGGGCCTGGCGCAGGTCACGGGCCGGGACGACCTGCCCGACGAGGAGAAGGTGCTCCGCGACCACACCTACCTCCGGCACGTCGGACCGGTCACCGACGTGCTCGTGCTCGTCTACACGGTGCGGGGCGTGCTGCGCGGGCGTGGGGCCTACTAG
- a CDS encoding polysaccharide biosynthesis protein, whose translation MTANARLKFLLDLTLWGGAALLAYAFRQPQLIARGIPLSVWSYLLLTLLVMAVLEARYGLHRQTWRRAGVIDLQMLARAVAFATLVVFALGFVLQTWLNLPRSVPVMAGLLGFLLMGGARISGRLAHERRQLRGTPTRRRVLIVGAGEAGTLIAREMQRHPEAGLDPIGFLDDEPGKLRRRLVGLPVFGRVEDLVTVAGREDAQEILMAVPSAGGDFVRRVVDLARQTGLRYRIIPGVFEILSGNVSITQIRDVNLEDLLRRPPVHLHTGEIAGYLRGRVVLVTGAGGSIGSEIVRQIMPFAPGTVLLFGRGENSVFSIQQELVRDWPDIKQIGLIGDVRDEARLRGVFERYRPEVVFHAAAHKHVPLMEEAPSEAILNNVIGTQNVVELCLEYGATRLVNISTDKAVNPTSVMGASKRVAEMVVSAGAARARETQAFVSVRFGNVLGSRGSVVPTFMAQIRAGGPITVTHPEMVRYFMTIPEAARLVLQAGGLAENGKVYVLNMGDPVRIADLAHDLIRLSGAQHVDVVYSGIRPGEKLYEELLTTGEGVGATTHSEIFSARLGQVNPHALSQHLRRLRVYAERGDGAAIRQYLEQLIPENKFGSLR comes from the coding sequence ATGACCGCGAATGCTCGGCTGAAATTTCTCCTCGACCTGACCCTGTGGGGTGGGGCGGCGCTGCTCGCCTACGCCTTCCGCCAGCCGCAGCTCATCGCACGCGGGATTCCGCTGAGCGTCTGGAGCTATCTGCTGCTGACGCTGCTCGTGATGGCGGTGCTGGAGGCCCGCTACGGTCTGCACCGTCAAACGTGGCGCCGGGCGGGGGTGATCGACCTCCAGATGCTCGCGCGGGCGGTCGCCTTCGCCACGCTGGTGGTGTTCGCGCTGGGCTTCGTGTTGCAGACGTGGTTGAACCTTCCGCGCAGCGTGCCGGTGATGGCGGGTCTGCTGGGCTTTCTCCTGATGGGCGGCGCCCGCATCTCGGGGCGCCTTGCCCATGAGCGCAGGCAACTACGCGGCACGCCCACCCGGCGCCGGGTCCTGATCGTGGGGGCGGGGGAGGCGGGGACCCTGATCGCGCGCGAGATGCAGCGCCACCCGGAGGCGGGGCTCGATCCCATCGGCTTTCTCGACGACGAGCCCGGTAAGCTGCGGCGGCGGCTGGTGGGGCTGCCCGTCTTCGGCCGGGTGGAGGACCTCGTCACGGTCGCGGGGCGCGAGGACGCGCAGGAGATCCTGATGGCCGTCCCGTCGGCGGGGGGCGACTTCGTGCGCCGGGTCGTGGACCTGGCCCGCCAGACCGGACTGCGCTACCGCATCATCCCAGGAGTGTTCGAGATTCTGTCGGGCAACGTGAGCATCACCCAGATTCGGGACGTGAACTTGGAGGATCTGCTGCGCCGCCCGCCGGTTCACCTGCACACGGGGGAGATTGCGGGGTACCTGCGCGGCCGGGTGGTACTTGTCACGGGGGCGGGGGGCAGCATCGGTTCGGAGATCGTGCGGCAGATCATGCCCTTCGCGCCGGGCACGGTGCTCCTCTTCGGTCGCGGTGAGAACAGCGTCTTCAGCATCCAGCAGGAACTCGTGCGCGACTGGCCGGACATCAAGCAGATTGGGCTGATCGGCGACGTGCGCGACGAGGCCCGGCTGCGGGGGGTGTTCGAACGTTACCGGCCCGAGGTGGTGTTTCACGCGGCGGCGCACAAGCACGTGCCCCTGATGGAGGAAGCCCCCTCCGAGGCGATCCTCAACAACGTGATCGGCACCCAGAACGTGGTCGAGCTGTGCCTGGAGTACGGGGCGACCCGGCTCGTGAATATCTCGACCGACAAGGCGGTGAACCCGACTTCGGTCATGGGCGCGTCCAAGCGCGTCGCGGAGATGGTCGTGTCGGCCGGGGCGGCCCGGGCGCGCGAAACGCAGGCGTTCGTGTCGGTGCGTTTTGGGAACGTGCTGGGCAGCCGGGGCAGCGTGGTGCCCACCTTCATGGCACAGATTCGCGCTGGCGGCCCGATCACGGTCACCCACCCGGAGATGGTGCGCTACTTCATGACGATCCCCGAGGCGGCCCGGCTGGTCCTTCAGGCGGGGGGGCTGGCCGAGAACGGCAAGGTGTACGTGCTGAACATGGGCGACCCGGTGCGGATCGCCGACCTCGCCCATGACCTCATCCGCCTGAGCGGGGCGCAGCATGTGGACGTGGTGTACAGCGGCATCCGCCCCGGCGAGAAGCTGTACGAGGAACTCCTCACGACGGGCGAGGGCGTGGGGGCCACCACCCACAGCGAGATCTTCAGCGCCCGGCTGGGCCAGGTCAATCCTCATGCGCTGAGCCAGCACCTACGTCGGCTGCGTGTCTACGCCGAACGTGGTGACGGGGCAGCCATCCGGCAGTACCTCGAACAGCTCATTCCTGAGAACAAGTTCGGGAGCCTGCGTTAA
- a CDS encoding O-antigen ligase family protein: MRPDDAAAPPRWLPVWLAALPVVYVISPLALLALPALRRLPRVVWWVLGVYTLSQQLPALFAPEPLLASVLALARTGLMFGLIAVGVLLADTGRLRAMVPGLLAVYLTAFAFTVLGHADLLVQRLGHPYMTPITLGLAGTLGVWLALFAPGRLGWRLPLGVLALGVLLLSGSRGSLAAALVGCAAGFVIRRGRRLAVGVLAGVALLGVAFLLGQRLELGAITRLGSADTTGRDIVWENTLSVIRSEPWSGVGSYRLGGRLAAPGDACELWAAADGQAPVCPAWVRGLGSPWLIAHNVTLQQLAETGPVGLLGLFALLGAVAGAALAQRDPLGMAVISGLLVATVNDNTLLVPSPFFAEVFWIAAGSQLLSLRRPSAGTGALTAALMLALSAPLLASALPTPPGPPPQIALLNAPTTVRSPHDYITFVRFDLPPGRYRASLHSCLESCARIASLPFTVDAGGAPVITLSGSLRPVRRQVLELRLHPGTSSLRPQPLGTRRWTVEVRP; encoded by the coding sequence ATGCGCCCCGACGACGCCGCCGCGCCGCCGCGCTGGCTTCCGGTCTGGCTGGCCGCCCTGCCCGTGGTGTACGTGATCTCCCCGCTCGCGCTGCTGGCGCTGCCCGCCTTGCGGCGGCTTCCACGCGTCGTGTGGTGGGTGCTGGGTGTTTACACCCTGAGCCAGCAGCTCCCGGCGCTGTTCGCCCCCGAGCCCCTGCTGGCGAGCGTGCTGGCACTGGCCCGCACCGGGCTGATGTTCGGGCTCATTGCGGTGGGCGTCCTTCTGGCAGACACCGGGCGACTGCGGGCGATGGTGCCGGGTCTGCTCGCCGTGTACCTGACAGCGTTCGCCTTCACGGTCCTGGGGCACGCCGACCTGCTTGTGCAGCGGCTGGGGCACCCCTACATGACGCCCATCACCCTCGGTCTGGCGGGGACGCTGGGGGTGTGGCTCGCCCTGTTCGCGCCCGGGCGCCTGGGGTGGCGCCTGCCGCTGGGCGTGCTGGCACTCGGGGTGCTGCTGCTGTCGGGAAGCCGGGGCTCGCTCGCCGCCGCCCTCGTGGGGTGTGCGGCAGGGTTCGTGATCCGGCGGGGCCGACGGCTGGCCGTGGGCGTGCTGGCGGGCGTCGCCCTGCTCGGGGTGGCCTTTCTCCTCGGGCAGCGCCTGGAACTCGGCGCGATCACCCGCCTGGGCAGCGCGGACACGACCGGGCGGGACATCGTCTGGGAAAACACCCTGAGCGTGATCCGGAGCGAACCCTGGAGCGGGGTGGGCAGCTACCGCCTGGGCGGGCGCCTCGCCGCGCCGGGCGACGCCTGCGAGCTGTGGGCGGCAGCGGACGGGCAGGCGCCGGTCTGCCCCGCGTGGGTGAGGGGGCTCGGCAGCCCGTGGCTGATCGCCCACAACGTCACGCTGCAACAACTCGCTGAGACAGGCCCAGTGGGACTGCTGGGGCTGTTCGCGCTCCTCGGGGCGGTCGCGGGCGCGGCGCTGGCCCAGCGTGATCCCCTGGGGATGGCGGTGATCTCCGGTCTGCTGGTCGCCACCGTCAACGACAACACGCTGCTCGTGCCCAGCCCCTTTTTCGCCGAGGTGTTCTGGATTGCGGCGGGCAGCCAGCTCCTTTCCCTGCGGCGCCCCAGCGCGGGCACGGGGGCGCTGACCGCCGCACTCATGCTGGCGCTGTCGGCCCCACTGCTGGCGAGCGCACTCCCCACCCCGCCCGGTCCGCCACCCCAGATCGCCCTGCTCAACGCCCCCACCACGGTGAGGAGCCCACACGACTACATCACCTTCGTCCGCTTCGACCTGCCGCCGGGCCGTTACCGGGCGTCGCTGCACAGTTGCCTGGAAAGTTGCGCCCGCATCGCCAGCCTGCCCTTCACGGTGGACGCCGGGGGCGCCCCGGTGATCACGCTGTCCGGGTCCCTGCGCCCGGTGAGGCGGCAGGTCCTGGAGTTGCGCCTGCATCCCGGCACCTCCTCCCTGCGTCCACAGCCCCTGGGGACGCGCCGCTGGACCGTGGAGGTGCGGCCTTGA